A genomic stretch from Megachile rotundata isolate GNS110a chromosome 1, iyMegRotu1, whole genome shotgun sequence includes:
- the Lamtor3 gene encoding late endosomal/lysosomal adaptor, MAPK and MTOR activator 3 isoform X1, translating into MTAELKKFLYGLLSSVEGLHSILITDRDGVPVISVADEKAPELAMRASFLSTFGMATDQGSKLGLGKNKTIICMYSSYQVVQMNKLPLVISFIASHNCNTGHILSLEGKIDPILSNLKNAVVEA; encoded by the exons ATGACTGCG GAATTAAAGAAGTTTCTTTATGGACTTCTAAGTAGTGTAGAGGGACTCCACAGTATACTGATAACAGATAGGGATGGAGTACCTGTTATATCTGTAGCTGATGAAAAAGCACCAGAATTAGCTATGAGAGCAAGTTTCTTATCTACATTTGGAATGGCTACAGATCAAGGAAGTAAATTAGGTCTTGGAAAAAATAAAACTATTATCTgcatgtatagtagttatcag GTGGTTCAAATGAACAAATTGCCATTAGTTATTAGTTTTATTGCTAGTCATAATTGTAATACTGGGCACATTTTATCTCTAGAAGGTAAAATCGATCCAATCCtgagcaatttaaaaaatgcagtAGTGGAAGCCTGA
- the Lamtor3 gene encoding late endosomal/lysosomal adaptor, MAPK and MTOR activator 3 isoform X2 has protein sequence MTAELKKFLYGLLSSVEGLHSILITDRDGVPVISVADEKAPELAMRASFLSTFGMATDQGSKLGLGKNKTIICMYSSYQKQDNRILLYRHMYSIWFAGGSNEQIAISY, from the exons ATGACTGCG GAATTAAAGAAGTTTCTTTATGGACTTCTAAGTAGTGTAGAGGGACTCCACAGTATACTGATAACAGATAGGGATGGAGTACCTGTTATATCTGTAGCTGATGAAAAAGCACCAGAATTAGCTATGAGAGCAAGTTTCTTATCTACATTTGGAATGGCTACAGATCAAGGAAGTAAATTAGGTCTTGGAAAAAATAAAACTATTATCTgcatgtatagtagttatcag AAACAAGATAATAGGATACTTTTGTATAGACATATGTATTCAATTTGGTTTGCAGGTGGTTCAAATGAACAAATTGCCATTAGTTATTAG
- the LOC100876901 gene encoding erlin-1, producing MFDQSIIGICFFICLAIVFNFSLHRIEEGHVGVYFRGGALLPQVSNPGFHMMIPLLTTYRSVQVTLQTDEVKNVPCGTSGGVMIYFDRIEVVNVLDANSVYNMVRNFTADYDQTLIFNKIHHELNQFCSVHTLHEVYIDLFDQIDENLKTALQKDLNDLAPGLSIHAVRVTKPKIPETIRKNYELMEAEKTKLLISTQHQKVVEKDAETDRKKAVIEAEKEAQVAKIQYSQKIMEKESLQRMASIEDEMHLAREKSHSDAEYYQMKMQAEANKLLLTKEYLELKKYEALARNTKIYYGQDIPKMFMYGGCSNDPSIGSTVDVQESVVQ from the exons ATGTTTGATCAAAGTATTATTGGAATATGTTTCTTTATCTGCTTAGCAATAGTTTTTAACTTCTCTTTGCACCGTATAGAGGAGGGTCATGTTGGCGTTTATTTTAGG GGTGGCGCATTGCTGCCTCAAGTAAGTAATCCAGGATTTCATATGATGATACCATTATTGACAACTTACCGTTCAGTTCAAGTTACTTTACAAACAGACGAAGTAAAGAATGTACCATGTGGTACTAGTGGTGGTGTAATGATTTATTTTGATCGTATTGAAGTTGTAAATGTATTAGATGCAAATAGTG TTTATAATATGGTGAGGAACTTCACAGCAGATTATGAtcaaacattaatatttaacaaaatccaTCACGAGTTAAATCAATTTTGTTCTGTACATACACTGCATGAAGTTTATATAGACTTATTTGATCAGATagatgaaaacttaaaaactgctTTACAAAAAGATTTGAATGATTTAGCACCTGGTTTAAGTATACATGCAGTGAGAGTTACCAAGCCAAAAATTCCAGAAACTATTagaaaaaattatgaattaat GGAAGCAgagaaaacaaaattattaatatctacACAACATCAAAAAGTAGTAGAAAAGGATGCAGAAACTGATAGAAAAAAAGCTGTTATTGAAGCAGAAAAAGAGGCACAAGTCGCAAAGATTCAATACAGTCAGAAAATTATGGAAAAAGAATCTTTACAACGAATGGCATCTATTGAAGATGAAATGCATTTGGCAAGAGAAAAGAGTCATTCTGATGCTGAGTATTATCAAATGAAAATGCAGGCAGAAGCTAACAAATTGCTTCTCACTAAGGAATATTTAgaacttaaaaaatatgaagcaCTTGCacgtaatacaaaaatttattatggtCAAGATATACCAAAAATGTTTATGTATGGGGGTTGCTCAAATGATCCTAGCATAGGTTCCACTGTAGATGTGCAAGAGTCTGTAGTGCAATGA
- the LOC100877124 gene encoding RNA-binding protein 45, which yields MADHRERDSYYSQTDLRSKNDDPPNSRLFVICHKSLEEDDLRKAFEKFGKIEDIWVVKDRSTGENKGVTYIKFSKTSEAAFALEEMNGKMLGSVGRPIKVMIASNRDQGSVRETNEEERWVRLFCVLPKSMTDNELQQEFSKFGPIEYATVVKDRNTNESKGFGYVKFKKVSSAARAFEECDRKYKAVFAEPKKPKPEHIDVKYNNGLSSHYDGTSGGYSSSNFGKSSISLEIATNYPNSEGYTHLQVIAHPALNQDQLWKLFDIVPGLDYCHLKNDVRYRMPRGQAVVVYSNPSAAAYAREKFHGFEYPPGHRMIVKPDLSNVPPKNAIKAGSSTGGIASARTDLAHLAETIAQATSLIQAAGLTAPSLEHSMCVKLPPVQPMASIDAEVAKRCFIVCGPPVPPIYAMKDAFCRFGNLIDVYMLPGKNCGYAKYASVESANEAIEVLHGQEICGSRLKVLEAEERNVGEDRRKRLRMDEDEN from the exons ATGGCCGATCACAGGGAAAGGGATTCGTATTATTCGCAAACGGATTTACGATCTAAAAATGATGATCCACCGAATTCACGTTTATTTGTTATATGTCACAAAAGTTTGGAAGAAGATGATCTCAGGAAGgcgtttgaaaaatttggaaaaattgaagatatcTGGGTAGTTAAAGATCGGAGTACAGGTGAAAATAAAG GTGTTAcgtacattaaattttcaaaaacatcAGAAGCAGCTTTTGCTCTTGAAGAAATGAATGGAAAAATGTTAGGATCCGTAGGAAGACCTATTAAAGTAATGATTGCTTCGAA ccGTGACCAAGGTTCTGTAAGGGAAACAAATGAAGAAGAAAGATGGGTTCGTCTTTTTTGTGTGTTACCTAAGTCAATGACTGACAATGAACTCCAgcaagaattttcaaaatttggaccTATTGAATATGCAACTGTAGTTAAGGACAGAAATACAAATGAATCGAAAGGTTTTGGttatgttaaatttaaaaaagtatctAGTGCAGCAAGAGCATTTGAAGAATGTGATAGAAAATATAAAGCTGTATTTGCTGAACCAAAAAAGCCTAAACCAGAACATATTGATGTAAAATACAATAATGGATTATCCTCCCATTACGATGGTACAAGCGGAGGTTATAGTTCATCAAATTTTGGGAAAAGCAGTATTAGTTTAGAAATTGCTACAAATTATCCTAATTCTGAAGGTTATACGCATTTACAAGTAATTGCACATCCAGCATTAAATCAAGATCAATTATGGAAATTGTTTGATATCGTACCTGGTTTGGATTATTGTCACTTAAAAAATGATGTAAGATACAGGATGCCACGAGGTCAAGCTGTTGTAGTATATTCTAATCCCAGTGCAGCAGCATATGCAAGAGAAAAATTTCATGGCTTCGAATATCCTCCTGGACATAGAATGATAGTTAAGCCAGATTTATCAAATGTTCCACCAAAAAATGCGATAAAAGCTGGTAGTTCTACAGGTGGAATTGCTAGTGCTAGAACGGATCTAGCGCATTTGGCTGAAACAATTGCTCAAGCTACTTCTTTAATTCAAGCAGCAGGATTAACTGCACCAA GTTTAGAACATTCAATGTGTGTTAAGTTACCACCTGTACAACCAATGGCTAGTATAGATGCAGAAGTTGCTAAAAGGTGTTTCATCGTATGTGGACCGCCTGTGCCCCCTATATACGCCATGAAGGATGCTTTCTGCAGATTTGGAAACCTGATAGATGTTTATATGCTTCCAGGGAAAAATTGTGGTTATGCAAAGTATGCTAGTGTAGAAAGTGCAAATGAAGCAATTGAG GTTCTACACGGGCAAGAAATTTGTGGATCTCGACTGAAAGTACTAGAAGCAGAAGAGCGCAACGTTGGTGAAGATCGCAGAAAACGGTTACGAATGGACGAAGACGAAAATTAA